The following are encoded together in the Bradymonas sediminis genome:
- a CDS encoding fatty acid desaturase family protein yields the protein MSKPPTPSLYDFEADSAFDLDQVDLEELARELKALATEIRAETNADPSADIAHLKKIERWGKLCTALGYGTAWMVPNPISGMLISQGLLTRWLLMHHISHRGYDKVPGIEAKYTSKVFGKGARRLFDWMDWIHPEAWHEEHDFLHHYHLGEDEDPDLLERNTEWMREHDVPSWLRYLFVGALSGTWKWVYYAPSTLAVMQVARARRNKEEPPEPAEMLSPFNKRGRELWMRSLIPHATWRFGIIPSLFLPLGPVAAANVFLNSIWAEIFTNIHAFLVIGPNHTGEDLYRFDAPVKSRNEFYLRQIVGSANYKCGDELGDWLQMWLNYQIEHHIWPDMTMLQYRKVQPKVKELCERMNIPYVQESVFTRARKMIDVIVGKASMIRVPAT from the coding sequence CGATCTTGACCAGGTTGATCTCGAGGAGCTTGCCCGCGAACTCAAGGCATTGGCCACCGAGATCCGTGCTGAAACCAACGCCGATCCCAGCGCGGATATCGCCCATCTCAAGAAAATCGAGCGCTGGGGGAAGTTGTGCACTGCCCTGGGCTACGGCACGGCCTGGATGGTGCCGAACCCGATCTCAGGGATGCTGATCTCGCAGGGGTTACTCACGCGCTGGCTGCTGATGCACCATATCAGCCACCGCGGCTATGATAAGGTCCCGGGGATCGAGGCCAAATACACCAGCAAGGTCTTTGGGAAAGGGGCGCGCCGGCTGTTTGATTGGATGGACTGGATTCATCCCGAGGCGTGGCATGAGGAGCATGATTTCCTGCACCACTACCACCTGGGCGAGGACGAGGACCCGGATCTTTTGGAGCGCAATACCGAGTGGATGCGCGAGCACGATGTCCCCAGCTGGCTGCGCTATCTCTTTGTCGGGGCGCTCTCTGGCACCTGGAAGTGGGTCTATTACGCGCCCAGCACGTTGGCGGTGATGCAGGTGGCGCGCGCGCGGCGCAATAAGGAAGAGCCGCCAGAGCCCGCCGAGATGCTGAGCCCCTTTAATAAGCGCGGCCGCGAATTATGGATGCGCTCGCTGATCCCGCACGCGACCTGGCGCTTTGGCATCATCCCGAGTCTTTTTCTTCCGCTCGGGCCGGTGGCCGCGGCCAACGTCTTTTTGAATAGCATCTGGGCCGAGATCTTCACCAATATCCACGCTTTCCTGGTGATTGGACCCAATCATACCGGCGAGGATCTGTACCGCTTCGACGCGCCGGTGAAGAGCCGCAATGAGTTCTACCTGCGCCAGATTGTCGGCTCTGCCAATTACAAATGCGGTGATGAGCTGGGGGATTGGCTGCAGATGTGGCTCAATTATCAGATTGAGCACCATATCTGGCCGGATATGACGATGCTGCAATATCGCAAGGTTCAGCCCAAGGTGAAGGAGCTCTGCGAGCGTATGAATATCCCCTACGTGCAGGAGTCGGTCTTCACCCGCGCGCGCAAGATGATCGACGTGATCGTGGGCAAAGCGTCGATGATTCGGGTGCCGGCGACCTGA